Below is a window of Leisingera sp. S132 DNA.
GCGCTGCCCCACCGTCAGATCGGTGACATTGCGGCCGATCTCGACAATCTCGCCCGCGAACTCATGGCCGGTGATCATCGGCACCGGCACGGTGTGCGCGGCCCATTCATCCCAGTTCCAGATGTGGATGTCGGTGCCGCAGATGCCGGTTTTCTTCACCTTGATCAGCACCTCGTCGGGGCCGATCTCCGGCACCGGCGCCTGCACCATCCACAGGCCCTCCTGCGGATGGCTCTTTTCCAGCGCCTTCATCGTGTTCGGACGGCTCATGACAGGATCCCCAATTCCTTGCCCACCTTGCCAAAGGCGGCCAATGCCCGGTCCAGCTCATCCCGTGTCAGCGCCGCATTCATCTGAGTGCGGATCCGCGCCTGGCCGCGCGGCACGACAGGGAAGAAGAAGCCGGAGACATAGACGCCCTCGTCGAACAGACGCGCCGCCATATCCTGCGCCAGCTGCGCTTCGCCCAGCATCACCGGGATGATCGGATGCTCACCCGGCAGCAGGTCAAAGCCCAGTTTCTCCAGCCCCGCGCGCCAGTATTTCGCATTCTCGAACAGCTGCGCCCGCAGCCCGTCCCCTTCCTCCACCAGCCGGATCGCCTCCAGCCCGGCAGCAACAATCGATGGCGGCAGCGAATTGGAGAACAGATAGGGCCGCGCCCGCTGCCGCAGCAGGTCGATCACCGGCTGCGGCCCGGCGATGTAACCGCCGATGGCCCCCCCAAGTGCCTTGCCCAAGGTTCCCGTCAGGATATCCACGTCCACCCCGAAATGCTCCGGCGTGCCGGCGCCTGTTGCGCCCATGAAGCCGGTGGCATGGCAGTCATCCACCATCACGATGGCATCGTATTTGTCCGCCAGCGCCCGGATCTCCGGCAGCTTCGCCAGATAACCGTCCATCGAGAACACGCCGTCGGTAGCGATCATGATATGGCGTGCGCCGTCCTCGCGGGCTTGCTTCAGCCAGGCCTCCAGGTCGTTCATATCGCTGTTCAGGTAGCGGTAGCGCTTTGCCTTGCACAACCGGATGCCGTCGATGATCGAGGCATGGTTCAGGCTGTCGGAGATGATCGCATCCTCCGGCCCCAAGAGCGGTTCGAACAGCCCGCCATTGGCGTCGAAACAGGCGGCGAACAGGATCGAATCATCCTTGCCCAGGAACTTCGCCAGCCTCTGCTCCAGCTCCCGGTGGATATCCTGGGTGCCGCAGATGAACCGGACAGAGGCCATGCCGAACCCATTCGGCTCCATTGCATCCTTGGCGGCCTTGATCAGGGCGGGGTGGTCGGCCAGACCCAGATAGTTGTTGGCGCACAGGTTGATCACCTCGCGTCCGCCAACCGTGATCTCGCCCCCCTGCGGGGAGGTGATCATTCGCTCGCGCTTGTACAGCCCCTCACCCTTGATCTGGGCCAGCGTGTTGGAGATGTCGGTCAGAAAAGCAGTGGACATGCGCAAACTCCCTTGGTGTCTCGAGTCGCGTGTCTATCATAGCGGATGCGTTTCCGGAATACAGGATTTCAGCATTGCGGAAAAAAATCCGTGAAACTGGAATGTGTGGGTGAAAATCCGCCGAACCGGACTATTTGTCCCGGCAACAGGGAGGGCACGGCATGGCCAGAGTCACGGGAATAGGCGGGGTTTTCATCAAGGCGCGCAGCGACGCCAAGGCGCTGGCAGAGTGGTACAGCGACCGTCTGGGACTGGATCTGCAGGAGTTCGGCGGTGCGGTGCTGAACTGGCAGGACGACACCGCAGAGGATGGCGGCCTGACCGTCTGGGGCACGGCCGATGCGGACGGCACCTGGTTTGACCCCAGCACTGCCGGTTTCATGATCAACTACCGGATCGACGATATGGACGGGATGATCGCGCAGCTCAAGGCCGCAGGTATTTCCATCCTGAAAGGGCCGGACACCTATGAGAACGGCCGTTTTGCCTGGATCATGGACCCGGAGGGCAACAAGGTGGAACTGTGGGAGCCAAAGCTCTGGGATGAGAAGAACAAGGGCTGACCTGCAAAAGAAACTGCCCAAAAGAAAACGCGGCCCCCCGTGGGGAGCCGCGCTTCCAATCAGCAAAGCTGTCTGGCTTACACCAGTTCCAGGTTCACCGCCGACTCGCGGCCGTCACGGCCGGGCTCGATGTCGAAGGTGACTTTCTGGTTGTCCGCCAGGCCGGTCAGGCCGGAACGCTCAACAGCGGAGATGTGCACGAACACATCTTTGCTGCCGCCGTCGGGTGCGATGAAGCCGAAGCCTTTGGTGGTGTTGAACCATTTTACGGTGCCGGTGGCCATATCCGTAGTCTCCTAATTTTGCTGCCCGCGGAACTGCGGCAGCCTGGCGTAGTCGGTCTGGATCGAGAGACTGATAACGCCGCAGAGCGGGAGACAGTGGATCGACAAGAATAACGTTAGCGGACCACATATGGTCTGTCCCCCCGAGTCGTTCAAGGGGAATGTGCATAAAAGGCCCAAGGTGGGGTATTCTTGCCGAGAACTGCCAGCGGGTACTGCCGCCGCCGATGGAACGGGTTTGAACTACCCATTCTTCCTACAGGAGCAACAGCGCAAGCCCCCAGGGCAGCTATTTCCGTTGTCGGCACCCTCCAGGTCGGGCAGGGTCCTTACCAACTTTTTCAAGACCCAAATTCATTTATTGCAATAATCACCAATGCGGATAGCGACACGAAGACAGCCATCCCAAGGAACACAATTAGGAACAATCGAACCGTTGCCGCGAAAAACTGAAGACGCCTGCTGAGCGAGCTTCGAAACTTCTTAAACACTGTTTGATGGTTCCTTTTCAAAGCGCCTTTTTTTGCTCAAAATCAAGCATTCTTCACAATCAGAAACACCCGCGCAGGCCCCTCGGGCGCGGTGATCGAATGGGCCACATCGGCGGCATAGCGGGCGGTGTCGCCGGCCTGCAGCTGGTCCCTGGCATTGCCTGAGCTGACCGTGATTTCGCCCTCCAGCACCGTCAGTTGCTCCAGTGCGCCGCGGGTGTGGGGCTGGCTGACCAGCGCGCCGCCTTGATCAAAGCGGATGTCATAGACCTCGTGCCCCCCGGCCTCTTCCGGCGGCGACAGGATGCGGATGCGGCAGCCCTGGCCCATGTTCTCGATCTTGGGCACATCGCTCGCGCGCAGCACCTCAATCCGGTCCTGCATGTCGCCCGCTTCCAAGAGGCCTGCAAAATCCACCTGCAGCGCGCGCGTGAGGTTCCACAGCGTCGCAATGGTGGGGGAGCTTTCGCCGCGCTCAATCTGGCTCACCATCGAGCGGCTGACGCCCGACAGGTTGGCGACCGCTTCCAGGCTCAGGCCTTGCGCGCGGCGCGCCTCTTTCAGGCGGGCGGGCAGCAGGGTCAGGATATCGTCTGTGTTTTCCGTCATGACGGATTCTCTGCTCTGACGGGCGGCATTTGTCAATTGATCCGGCAAATCGCGGATGCTGCGCCGCGGCGGTGCACAGGGGGTGTACAAGGGGTGCACAGGGGGTGACGCCGCGTTTCCATGACGGCACGTCCCGGCAGACAGGCCCATGCTGCGGGCGCATACTGGCGGTAACGCAGGAGTTGAGGAGTAAGACCAATGACAGATATCGTGATCCTGGATGGCGCCCGCACCGCCATCGGCACCTTTGGCGGCGCGCTGGCAAACACCGCGCCGATCGACCTGGCTGCCACCGTGTCCAAAGCGGCGCTGGAGCGTTCCGGGGTGGAGGGCGCGCAGATCGGCCATGTGGTGTTCGGCCACATCATCAACACCGAACCCCGCGACATGTACCTGAGCCGGGTCGCGGCGATGCAGGCGGGGGTGCCGGACGTGGTGCCGGCAATGAACGTGAACCGCCTCTGCGGTTCCGGCGTGCAGGCAATTGTATCCGCTTATCAATCGCTTGCCTTGGGGGACGCAGAGTTCGCCCTGGCTGGCGGCGCCGAGAACATGTCGCGCAGCCCCTATATCCTCCAGCAAAGCCGCTGGGGTGCCAAGATGGGGGATGTGAAGTCGCTCGACATGATGCTGGGCGCGCTGAACTGCCCGTTCGGCACCGGCCATATGGGGGTGACGGCAGAGAATGTCGCCGATGAGCACGCCATCACCCGCGAGCAGATGGACGCATTTGCGCTCACCAGCCAGAGCCGTGCCGCCGCGGCCATCGAAGCCGGACATTTCAAGTCCCAGATCGCACCGGTCGAGGTGAAGGTGAAGCGTGACATGGTGCCTTTCGAAGTGGACGAGCACCCGAAGGCCACCACGCCCGAGGCGCTGGCTGGACTGCGGGCGGTGTTCCAGAAGGACGGTCGCGTAACTGCCGGAAATGCCAGCGGAATCAACGACGGCGCTGCAGCTATGGTGCTGTCCACGGCGGCTGCGGCTGAACGGGCCGGGCTGAAACCGAAGGCCCGCATTCTGGGCTATGCCCATGCGGGAGTGCGTCCTGAAGTGATGGGTATCGGTCCAGTGCCCGCAGTGCGCAACCTTTTGGAGAAAACTGGTCTGTCCGCCGCTGATTTCGACGTCATCGAGTCGAACGAAGCCTTCGCCTCCCAAGCCTTGGCCGTGAACAAGGAATTGGGGCTGGATCCGGCCAAGGTGAACCCCAACGGCGGCGCCATCGCGCTGGGCCATCCGGTTGGTGCGACAGGTGCCATTATCACCCTGAAAACAATGTATGAATTGGAGCGTACCGGTGGTTCCAAAGGGCTGATCACCATGTGCATCGGCGGCGGTCAGGGCATTGCCCTGGCGATTGAGCGCCTTTGACACAACACGGCATCGGGGCCGGCATACGGCCCCGTGCCTGCCCTGACCCGCCAGCCGAAGCGGCTTTTATGGGCAGGTTACGGTTCTTTGGTATACAATAAATACAATCTAAAGTAGTATTAATTGTATGGTGAGAATCGCTTTAAGTTACACCTTTCTTGCTATGAGCGCGCTGGAATGAGCTCCGTAGAGCTTTGAAAAGCCAGCCAAAGGTGATGCGGCTGCGCAGTCAGCGCCGGCCGCAGACTGGTAAGGGGGCGTAATGCCAACAAAGGTGCTGCTACTGGAAGATGACGCAGGTGTCCGTTTCACCTTTACAATGGCCCTGCAGAATGCCGGATACGACGTCAAATCCGTTGCCAGCTGCGCCGAAGCGATTGCTGCGCTTTCAGACATCGAGACAGGCATCTTGATCCTGGATCTGAAGATCGGGGAAGATATGTCGCTGCCGGTGGCTGACTATGCCGCCCTCATGCGCCCGGACATGCCGGTCGTCTACATAACCGGCAGCCGCCTGTTCACCGGCGGCGAATTGTTTGGGCTGAGCCGCAATATCCGCTGGGTGCTGCACAAGCCGGTCAACTTGCCTGATCTTGTCAGCATGATCGACTATGTCGCCGGTCAGATGGTCACCGCAGAGGCCTGCTGACCCTAGCCGAAAGAAATGGTGAAGACAGCGCCTTTGCCGGGTTCAGCATCCGCAGTGAGCAACCAGTTGTGGCGGCGGCAGATCTCAGCGCAAGTCGACAACCCAATGCCGCTGCCTTCGATTTCGCGGTGCGCCCGGCGAAAGGGCTGAAGGATCATGTGCCGGTCTTCCGGATCAAAGCCGGTTCCATTGTCCGCAACCGACAGGTTCCACCGGTCCCGCCCGGCGCCGCTGAGATCAATGGTGATCTGCAAAGACCGGTCGGGATGCCGGTACTTTATCGCGTTCGACAACAGGTTGGTGAGTACCAGGTGCAGCAATGTCGGATCTGCATGCATCCGGAAGCCGTCACCGTTGACACGGATTTTCCCGCCGCAGGCTTGCAGCTCCTGAGACAGGCTTGTGCATGCCTCAGACACCGCGTCCCGTGCAGCGATTTCCTGGACGTTTATTCTGGCTGACGTCGACACGGAATGGTCCAGCAGCTCGGTCGTCAGCCGATCCATTTGCCGGGTGGCCCGGGTCATGTGCTGCAGGAAGTCCCGCGCTGTTTCGGGCAGGTCGCCGGCGTAATGCTCCCAGAAATAGTGCAAGGAGCCGCTAAGGGTGCTGATCGGTGTGCGAAGGTCATGGGATGCTGCGTGGGCGAAGGCCTCCATCGACAGCAGGGTTTCCTGCAGCTTCAGGTTGGCGTTCTTGGCGCCGTGCAGCTCGCTGTTCAGCTTGCTGCGCAATTCATTCATCTGCCGGAGAGAATCCGCGGCCACCCTGAGCTGGTCGTGGGTCAGCAGGATCAGCCGTTCTCCCTGTGCATTGGAGCGCAGCAAAGAAACGCGGAACTCCGTATCCGGAGATGCCGCCGTGCGGATGCCGGCGGTCATTGGCAGGGTCATGGCACCCTTGGCCGTTCCATCCCGGAGCCGCTCGACGACGCGTTCTGTTTCGAGCGTCGTCAGCTTGCTGATACAGGTTCCGTTCAGCGTGCCGCATCCAGGCTGGGTGGCGGGGGCAAAGCTGCGCTCTGCCCGCCGGTTGCAGACAAGAATACGGCCGTTCCAGTCGAGAATGAATGATGCGTAAGGGGAGGCCAAATAGGCTCTCCCCAAAAGTTCAGCCTCAAGGGCGTCATTTCCCGCCGGCAACTGCATCAAAGCCGGTCGTCGAAAGCTTCGCGAAAATGTGCGTGAAGGCACGGCTGCGGAGGCCAGAACCTGGGGCAGGTGCGTTCCGGACGCTTATTTTTCAAGCTCGCCTGGGTCACTCGGGTCCGCTCCGGTAAAGCTTCATACCGCCAAAGACATGGGTCGTACGGCCGGCCCCGTCCTGACGGGCTTGGGCAAACAGCTCGCCATTCTGGTAGCTGCCATCTGCGGACTTCAGCCTGACCGGATAGAGGAAGGGCTGCCCTGCAGTCAGCGCGTCCTGCAGCCCGTCGTTCACAAAGTCCCGATCCTCCGGGTGGAGGCGCTCCAGCAGCGTTTCCACGGAGGGCAAATCCCTGGCCTGATCACATCCCAGCAGGTCGTACATCGGCGCATTCCAGAGCGGCACATTGTTCCTGACGTCAAAGGAAAAGGTGCCGACTGAAAATTGGTTCAGCACCGCTGCGCTGGACCCCAGAATCAGATTGCGTTCCTCGAATTTCGCTTTGTCCCAGCACACGCCAATCAGCTGGAAGTTTTCGCCGTGGGAATCCTGAAAGACCATCATGCTCCCGGCTATCCCAAGCGTGTTGCCCGCATCATCGAAGAAACGGGCTTCATATTCAAAAGACCCGCCTTCCTTCATCAGCTTGTCCAGCCGCGTTTGCAGGCAGGGCTGGTCCTCCGGATGGACCCGGGCCAGCAGCCCCTCAAGATCGAGGCCGGCTTCGGAGTCATCAATTCCCAGAATGGAGTGGGATTCCGGAGAGAGGTACGTCTCCTTGGTCTGCAGGTTCTGCGTCCAGAAACCGACGCTGGTGACCTTGCTGACCAGCTTCAGGACATGGTTGAAGGGCTCGTTGTCGAAACGGGACACAGTGATCGAGATACCGATCAGCTTCTGGTGCTGATCAAGCACTGGGGCCAGGATCAGAGTGTAGTATTCGCTGCCAGAGAAAACCGGAATGCGCCGGGTTTCCTGCAGCCGCAGCACAGAGTTTGCAATGGGCGCCAAAGCCGGGAAACCGGAAGGCAGGTGGCATTGGCTGAGGTGCAGCCCGGTTGGCGGAAGCTCGCCAATTCCAAGCACGTCCTGTGCCACGCGCGACAGCCGCCGGATGATCAGCGCCTGATCCGCCAGAGCAACCGCATAGGGTGAAGACACCAGCATCGCCTCCAGTTCCGAGGCCAGCGCCTGGCGCTCCGCCGAGCTGATCTGCAATTCCTCGTTGACGGTCAGCAGCTCTTCATTTGTGGACTGCAGCTCTTCGTGGGACGTTTCAAGCTCTTCATTGGTGGCTTGGAACTCTTCGTTGTTTGATTGCAGCTCCTCATTTGTGGACTGCAGTTCCTCGTTGGCGGTCTGGAGTTCCTCAATGGTTTGCTGCAGAGCTTCCTGAGTGGAACGGACTTCCAGCTCCATGCGTTCAACATATTCGCGCTGATCGCGGTCCGAGATGTCCTCGAAGTTGAGCTCTTTCTCTTCCTCGAACTTGGTGTTGATCGCCAGCAGGCAGTGCAACTCCCCGCCTTTGTGACTGAAGAACGGAAAAGCCTGCAGCTGAACACGGTTACCATTCGGCAAGTTGAGACTGTGCCATCGGCCATCCCGGCGCTGTTCTTTCCGGATTGCAACCGCGATGAGGCTTGACGCCTCGCTGCGCAGCGGATCGATCAGCATTTTAACGTTCAGTGACGTCGACATGCCGGCCCGGATCTCGCTGTAGATGCTGATATCCCCCAGGACTTCGATGATGTCGCCGTTGCGGGTGCAGATAAGCCCGTTGGGCGCAACGGCACGGGCCAAAGACAAACTGGCTTGATCCGACTGCTCTGCTAAGGACTTTGTTGCAGCCTTGCGAAGCTCCATTGACCGAATGTAAGCGCCGCCGGTTGAACTCGGGGAAATTGTGAGCTCTCTGGAAATGCCGCGGCGCTTTCCGAAAATCTTGTCAGCACCCTGCCGGGCTTCAAAGTAGATGCCCATTTCACCGACTGTTTCCGACGTTCCCAAAAACAGCAGCCCGCTTGCGGAAAGCGAGTAGTGCAGCCGGGAGAGCACGCGTTCCTGCAGCGCAAGATTGAAATAGATCAGAACGTTGCGGATGGTGATCAGATCGATATTGATAAAGGGCGGATCCTGGAAAACATTGTGACGCGAGAACAGCGTCACATTCCGCAGCTCTTGGCGGACAGAGATGTCGCCTTCTCCAAGGATGAAGTATTCCTTCAGGTAGGAGGAAGGAATGTCCTGTACTGCCGATGCCGGGTAAATACCTTTGCGCGCGATCTCGATGGCATTCTGGTCGATGTCAGTCGCAAAGATCTGCACGTTGCTCTTGGTCAGCGCGTGGAGGCCGCCAAGCAGCTCTGCGATCATTATCGCAATTGAATAGGCTTCCTCACCAGTGGCGCAGCCGGCCACCCAAACCCGGATCGGACCGGGGCCGCGGCTTGCCAGCTGCTTTTCCATTTGGTCATTCAGCTTGCGGAACTGTTCACCGTCGCGGAAGAACCGGGTGACCGAGATCAGCAGGTCCCGGTGCAGCGCGTCGACTTCCTCGAGATTCGACCTGCAGAAGTCCACATAGGCTTCATAGTCCTCAATACCCAGTG
It encodes the following:
- a CDS encoding ATP-binding protein; amino-acid sequence: MASPYASFILDWNGRILVCNRRAERSFAPATQPGCGTLNGTCISKLTTLETERVVERLRDGTAKGAMTLPMTAGIRTAASPDTEFRVSLLRSNAQGERLILLTHDQLRVAADSLRQMNELRSKLNSELHGAKNANLKLQETLLSMEAFAHAASHDLRTPISTLSGSLHYFWEHYAGDLPETARDFLQHMTRATRQMDRLTTELLDHSVSTSARINVQEIAARDAVSEACTSLSQELQACGGKIRVNGDGFRMHADPTLLHLVLTNLLSNAIKYRHPDRSLQITIDLSGAGRDRWNLSVADNGTGFDPEDRHMILQPFRRAHREIEGSGIGLSTCAEICRRHNWLLTADAEPGKGAVFTISFG
- a CDS encoding VOC family protein, with product MARVTGIGGVFIKARSDAKALAEWYSDRLGLDLQEFGGAVLNWQDDTAEDGGLTVWGTADADGTWFDPSTAGFMINYRIDDMDGMIAQLKAAGISILKGPDTYENGRFAWIMDPEGNKVELWEPKLWDEKNKG
- a CDS encoding acetyl-CoA C-acyltransferase family protein — encoded protein: MTDIVILDGARTAIGTFGGALANTAPIDLAATVSKAALERSGVEGAQIGHVVFGHIINTEPRDMYLSRVAAMQAGVPDVVPAMNVNRLCGSGVQAIVSAYQSLALGDAEFALAGGAENMSRSPYILQQSRWGAKMGDVKSLDMMLGALNCPFGTGHMGVTAENVADEHAITREQMDAFALTSQSRAAAAIEAGHFKSQIAPVEVKVKRDMVPFEVDEHPKATTPEALAGLRAVFQKDGRVTAGNASGINDGAAAMVLSTAAAAERAGLKPKARILGYAHAGVRPEVMGIGPVPAVRNLLEKTGLSAADFDVIESNEAFASQALAVNKELGLDPAKVNPNGGAIALGHPVGATGAIITLKTMYELERTGGSKGLITMCIGGGQGIALAIERL
- a CDS encoding glycine C-acetyltransferase, which produces MSTAFLTDISNTLAQIKGEGLYKRERMITSPQGGEITVGGREVINLCANNYLGLADHPALIKAAKDAMEPNGFGMASVRFICGTQDIHRELEQRLAKFLGKDDSILFAACFDANGGLFEPLLGPEDAIISDSLNHASIIDGIRLCKAKRYRYLNSDMNDLEAWLKQAREDGARHIMIATDGVFSMDGYLAKLPEIRALADKYDAIVMVDDCHATGFMGATGAGTPEHFGVDVDILTGTLGKALGGAIGGYIAGPQPVIDLLRQRARPYLFSNSLPPSIVAAGLEAIRLVEEGDGLRAQLFENAKYWRAGLEKLGFDLLPGEHPIIPVMLGEAQLAQDMAARLFDEGVYVSGFFFPVVPRGQARIRTQMNAALTRDELDRALAAFGKVGKELGILS
- a CDS encoding cold-shock protein — its product is MATGTVKWFNTTKGFGFIAPDGGSKDVFVHISAVERSGLTGLADNQKVTFDIEPGRDGRESAVNLELV
- a CDS encoding helix-turn-helix domain-containing protein, which gives rise to MTENTDDILTLLPARLKEARRAQGLSLEAVANLSGVSRSMVSQIERGESSPTIATLWNLTRALQVDFAGLLEAGDMQDRIEVLRASDVPKIENMGQGCRIRILSPPEEAGGHEVYDIRFDQGGALVSQPHTRGALEQLTVLEGEITVSSGNARDQLQAGDTARYAADVAHSITAPEGPARVFLIVKNA
- a CDS encoding chemotaxis protein CheB; this encodes MEDMDQKMSAGTSSASPEGEKLQASEEENGLHVVGIAASAGGLEALSSLVQNLPPAANAIYVIAQHMSPTHKSVLSSLIARETKLPVMELGRETKPEAGTIYITPPDTDVVLDHGVLRLRNPAGHPASPKPSADRLFKSIAEECAERCVGIVLSGTGSDGSYGVQAIRESGGITIAQDPASAKYDGMPVSAIETGCIDLKLTPDQIGLHFEKILTRPRNLALLQPDADEPSKLSDLFAILMARTQVDFANYKENTINRRVARRMAALGIEDYEAYVDFCRSNLEEVDALHRDLLISVTRFFRDGEQFRKLNDQMEKQLASRGPGPIRVWVAGCATGEEAYSIAIMIAELLGGLHALTKSNVQIFATDIDQNAIEIARKGIYPASAVQDIPSSYLKEYFILGEGDISVRQELRNVTLFSRHNVFQDPPFINIDLITIRNVLIYFNLALQERVLSRLHYSLSASGLLFLGTSETVGEMGIYFEARQGADKIFGKRRGISRELTISPSSTGGAYIRSMELRKAATKSLAEQSDQASLSLARAVAPNGLICTRNGDIIEVLGDISIYSEIRAGMSTSLNVKMLIDPLRSEASSLIAVAIRKEQRRDGRWHSLNLPNGNRVQLQAFPFFSHKGGELHCLLAINTKFEEEKELNFEDISDRDQREYVERMELEVRSTQEALQQTIEELQTANEELQSTNEELQSNNEEFQATNEELETSHEELQSTNEELLTVNEELQISSAERQALASELEAMLVSSPYAVALADQALIIRRLSRVAQDVLGIGELPPTGLHLSQCHLPSGFPALAPIANSVLRLQETRRIPVFSGSEYYTLILAPVLDQHQKLIGISITVSRFDNEPFNHVLKLVSKVTSVGFWTQNLQTKETYLSPESHSILGIDDSEAGLDLEGLLARVHPEDQPCLQTRLDKLMKEGGSFEYEARFFDDAGNTLGIAGSMMVFQDSHGENFQLIGVCWDKAKFEERNLILGSSAAVLNQFSVGTFSFDVRNNVPLWNAPMYDLLGCDQARDLPSVETLLERLHPEDRDFVNDGLQDALTAGQPFLYPVRLKSADGSYQNGELFAQARQDGAGRTTHVFGGMKLYRSGPE
- a CDS encoding response regulator, which encodes MPTKVLLLEDDAGVRFTFTMALQNAGYDVKSVASCAEAIAALSDIETGILILDLKIGEDMSLPVADYAALMRPDMPVVYITGSRLFTGGELFGLSRNIRWVLHKPVNLPDLVSMIDYVAGQMVTAEAC